Within Lolium rigidum isolate FL_2022 chromosome 5, APGP_CSIRO_Lrig_0.1, whole genome shotgun sequence, the genomic segment AGCCGTCCTCAGTGAGCGACCAGCTGATGGAATCAAGAGCAGTATAGAGCTTAACACTCTGAATCCTCTGCCATAATATAAAGAATTGGTCCATCTcctcaacagataatattctctccAACTCTAAGCCTTTTATCCATTTGCTTCCATCAAGCGCCACTTTTACTAGTAGATTCTGATTACAGAAAATGCTTTTTCTGTCATTGGAGCTGGCTTTTATATTCAAACGGAAAATGTTTATATATAGGTTAGGGGTGACGCATTCTTTTTGCAAATGTGTACTGTTGATGGGCAAAGATTTCTGTTCTATTCAAAATTGCAAAAGAATACCAGATGATGTTTACTTGTATGGTTAAGTGTGCTCAACTGCGCTGCAAAGCAATTCCAAGCATTTCCTAAATTTGAAACGAAAGGAGCGTATCTTTATAGCCAAAATCATCATCTGCTTGTAAATTCGTTGTGCCACAATATCTCCTTTTACTAGATCGTGATTTGGCCTGTGGTCATCATTATAGTCATCATCCAAATATCCATATTTCCGCTTCCTCTTTAACAACAATAAATAAAAAATACCTATTTTGAGACTTGCCATACCGAGCAAAATATGGCTGAACGTATTTTACCCGCTCATTTTCTAAATTGTGTAGTTGAAGTCTTCAcagaaatttaattcggctctcgggtgcgtatgctccctctaccaaaaaatcttaTTTCGAAGTGTCAACAAATTTTGGCAAAAAATTCTTCAGGGGAGTGatattttggaacatgggagcatatgctccctttagtttaaaatgcatcttacaaatagtttgaattttaaaaaaattgaaatgaaaaattcgcacgtacatcttcacgtgctacacgcttacaaaattgtttcataaaaaaatcgacttgtcatgttGATTTTtacaaaagacaaaactcagtgctagaaATAATGCTTTTTTACAAcataaaatttctcttttttacatagtccaCGAAAAATGTTGATTTTTCTTGAAACTTgacaaacacacatatattatgaagatgtacatgtaattttttttgatatattatgaagatgtacatgtaaaattttttgCCAAAATTTGTTGACACTTCGAAAtaagattttttggtagagggagcatacgcacccgagagTCGAATTGAATTTTTGTGAAAGTCTTCATCTACACCGTCAGAACAAATTACAGTGCAAATTATTACACTTATATGTAATTGAAACCTAACATTCAATAGTCGATATGTCCGAGTGGTTAAGGAGACAGACTTGAAATCTGTTGGGCTTCGCCCGCGCAGGTTCGATCCCTGCTGTCGACGTACTTTTTCGACATGCGCGGGGTTTTCAGCAACCTATCGTTGTGGCAAACTGCCAATACATCCAAGTCGCTTTTTCTCGAAAAAAGTGGGAGGTAACAGCAGTTAGCTAAAGCACCATAAAATCAAGAAATAGTTTGGAATCCATCGTAATTGATAGCACCCGAATGTTATCTTTCCTGTCTCTTTAACACTAACAACGTTCAGTCTTCACGTTCCCTGGTCACCGGTCAGAACAAAAGACCATAGGATCCTGTAATCAGGAAAAGTGGATTCTTGTATTCCTTTTTCTTAGAGCAACTCTCCTAGAGTATTCCTTTTTAGATGACGTTCACGCCACTTACAACATCTAAGCATCAACCGACATGAACTTTATTACATTTTCTAGTTGTGGGCTATAAATCCACAAAATGTTAAGTATATCTACAAGACTGCAGCATGAGTTTGAGCCtatttctgttgctttcaactGTGGAGAAGCAACATCTTAATTTGGAGCATTTTCAGGTGAACAGCTGCGTATAGTGTTATCGCTCTGACCAATTTGCCAAGAGTTGAAGATTTTCCTTAAATTATTAATGTACAGGATGCACAAAAGTGCTGGCTTCTGTGAACTGGAATCAGGGCAAACTTGTACTTATTGATCCTTCACCATTCTGTAGGTTGTGGATCTGGTCAGAAAAGCTGTACCACTCGCTCTGGAGGTAGAGAATGACCCGAGGAAAGAAGAGTTCAAGCAGCTTCAGGAAAGGAAGGACGACATCGACAAGCTAGCGCACAAGCAAGTCCGGCGCATCCTCTGGTCCGGCTTAGGGTTCCTCATGACCCAGGTCGGTCTCTTCTTCCGCCTCACGTTCTGGGAGCTCTCCTGGGacgtgatggagccgatcgccttCTTCACCACTGCGTCCGGGCTGCTCGTCAGCTACACCTATTTCCTTGTAACCTCGAGGGACCCGACGTATCAGGACTTCATGGAGAGGCTGTTCTTGTCGAGGAGGAGAAAGCTTTGCGCCAAGCACAAGTTTGACATGAACAGGTACCTGGAGCTTCAGAAGCATTGTAAGTGTCCTCTGGAAGGTCCTAAGCTTCACAACTTCTATGGATTGTACAGTAGGTAAATGGATGCAACATTTACGGTTGTAAATGGATGCAACATTTACCTTTTTCTTACAGAAGAAATCATATTACCAGCTTCCAAAGTGTTATTTACAATAGGCACTAGTCACCTGGCAGTTTAACCTTAGAGCCATTATCATTATGCAATTATAATCGTTCTGTACTTTTTGAGGTTACAACTGATATAGCTGTATGTGTCCTTATCTGTATCTGATTTTATTTATTATATATGTATGGCTGTTATTTCAACCAGAACAGTACAACCCTTCCGAGGAACAATCATGTGACATCTCAAATTTTCTTTACAGAACAGAATGAGAGTTGCACAACATAAAAAAAAAATATCTCAAAACGCCACATAAAACACTTCTCTGCCAAACAAACATCCATTTATTGTGTCATAAATGGAGATCAACATCCCACAATAACAACAGTCGTCCTTGAGGCGAAGAATGACAACTAAATCGCTGCAGGCTGAGGCATTTGTTCTCTGTACATGCCGTGCCGCACTCAACATCGGCATGCCTCAGTGTAGATCTTGCACATTGGGCAAAAAGAATAGCACAGAAGAATTTATACAAAAAATGATCAGCAAAGAACTGCACTTTTGCAGTTCCATGCTCCAATGAAGAGACTCATTTGACTCTATAATAAACAGGTTTCATGCTGATGTGCTGCTGACTTCCTAGCTGTAAAACTGGCCCAGAAGCATTTCATCTTATTTTTCTTTCTGAGTTGACGCAATGCCACCCTGGTCCTTTGAGGTGTACTTGGTTCATCATAAATGCTGCATCCAGTTTCTCCTAAAA encodes:
- the LOC124654723 gene encoding calcium uniporter protein 6, mitochondrial-like; translation: MWRAAASRLRSHSPFGSPHAPCRLFSPPPVRVEPPVTATEARRLVRLVGVEALKRRLRDRAGEAIGYGELLDACVEAGAARTHGEAEGLARAMDDAGVLLLFRDKAYLHPEKVVDLVRKAVPLALEVENDPRKEEFKQLQERKDDIDKLAHKQVRRILWSGLGFLMTQVGLFFRLTFWELSWDVMEPIAFFTTASGLLVSYTYFLVTSRDPTYQDFMERLFLSRRRKLCAKHKFDMNRYLELQKHCKCPLEGPKLHNFYGLYSR